A region from the Phycisphaerae bacterium genome encodes:
- a CDS encoding MFS transporter, with amino-acid sequence MNQADNPIQRPALHYAWIVLAVGTLVVVGSLGLARFGYTMLLPSMQTALTMDNTKAGGLATANLAAYLALAVTGGVLASRYGPRIVITIGLSVAALGMALTGSAASFGEAMIWRVLTGLGSGASNVPVMALLSAWFAQRRRGLAAGIGVTGSSLALIVLGPLVPRVLAADEENGWRICWFLFAAVTFGLAVLSWAVLRNRPADIGLHPLGAAEDDEPGVAAQGGLRWGRVYGSGVVWHVGLIYIAFGFSYMIYMTFFTKYLIAEGGYTKEAAGALFMLVGWVSLPCGLILGWISDIIGRKGALVIVYLIHAIAFALFALWPSPAGFTISAILFGLSPWTIPAIMAAICGDVLGPRLAPAGLGFITLFFGIGQAAGPIAAGALADADANKSLSSAFLLAAGVALLGAIGSLLLRRPKG; translated from the coding sequence ATGAATCAGGCGGACAACCCAATTCAGCGTCCCGCACTCCACTACGCGTGGATCGTCCTGGCCGTCGGGACACTTGTGGTCGTCGGCTCACTGGGGCTGGCTCGGTTCGGCTACACGATGCTGCTGCCTTCGATGCAGACGGCCTTGACGATGGATAACACCAAGGCCGGCGGCCTGGCGACGGCCAACCTTGCCGCCTACTTGGCGCTGGCGGTCACGGGGGGCGTCTTGGCAAGCCGCTACGGTCCAAGGATCGTCATCACCATCGGGCTGTCGGTGGCCGCTCTCGGCATGGCGCTGACCGGTTCAGCAGCCAGTTTTGGCGAGGCCATGATCTGGAGGGTGCTCACCGGCTTGGGCAGCGGCGCCAGCAACGTGCCGGTGATGGCGCTCCTTTCGGCGTGGTTTGCGCAGCGACGCCGCGGCCTCGCCGCCGGCATAGGCGTGACAGGTTCCTCGCTGGCACTCATCGTACTCGGTCCCCTGGTACCTCGGGTATTGGCCGCCGACGAGGAAAACGGCTGGAGAATCTGCTGGTTTCTATTCGCAGCAGTGACCTTCGGTTTGGCCGTTCTTTCATGGGCCGTTTTGCGTAATCGCCCTGCCGACATCGGCCTGCACCCGTTGGGAGCTGCTGAAGACGACGAGCCCGGCGTCGCTGCTCAGGGCGGACTCCGTTGGGGCCGGGTCTACGGGTCAGGAGTCGTGTGGCATGTCGGGTTGATCTACATTGCCTTTGGTTTCTCGTACATGATCTACATGACCTTTTTCACCAAGTATCTGATCGCGGAGGGCGGCTATACCAAAGAAGCTGCCGGTGCGCTGTTCATGCTCGTGGGCTGGGTAAGCTTACCCTGTGGTCTGATTCTTGGGTGGATCTCCGACATCATCGGGCGCAAGGGTGCGCTGGTTATTGTGTATCTGATCCATGCCATAGCCTTCGCGCTGTTCGCCCTGTGGCCGTCGCCGGCCGGGTTCACGATATCTGCGATCCTGTTCGGCCTTTCACCGTGGACGATCCCGGCCATCATGGCCGCCATCTGTGGAGATGTCCTGGGACCGAGGTTGGCACCTGCGGGGCTGGGGTTTATCACCCTCTTCTTCGGCATCGGCCAGGCCGCGGGGCCCATTGCGGCAGGTGCTCTCGCGGATGCAGACGCCAACAAGTCTCTTTCCTCGGCGTTCCTGCTGGCCGCGGGTGTCGCCTTACTTGGGGCCATCGGCTCGCTGCTGCTTCGCCGCCCAAAGGGCTAA
- a CDS encoding Gfo/Idh/MocA family oxidoreductase — protein MSQKTNRRDFLKSSALAGAGFWVATRSARAQSKSPNEKLNIACIGTGGMGSGDTDSVASQNIVALCDVRPSALESKLDKFPDAKGYADYRKMFDEMGDKIDAVTISTPDHTHAHAAMMAMKLGIHCFVQKPLCHDVWEARELTRMAKELKAKGGGKLCTQMGNQGTSSAGLRKAVEVVWSGMLGAVREVHVWTNRPVWPQGTGAVLDLVDVRYAMHGDAGLRVVKKETGEKEKPHPEPHDVDWDLWIGTAPYRPYQPQYQPFNWRGWWDWGTGALGDMACHTANMAFMACKLGYPTRVEAEMSEYNPETFPMWSVIRYEFPARGNMPPLKWTWYDGGNDKPAWVNKKLKELAHGRDIPGSGSILIGEKATLFSPNDYGEDWVLLPEGQKRDEVKVDQILPRSPGHKEEWFNAIRENKPELAMSNFSYAGPLTETVVLGCVAMRVAPGMEVEVEQPDGKKKKVSHKHIEWDGPNMKITNIPAANAFLKREYRKGWEL, from the coding sequence ATGAGTCAGAAAACCAATCGTCGTGATTTCCTCAAGAGCAGCGCCTTGGCGGGCGCCGGTTTCTGGGTTGCCACCCGGAGCGCCAGAGCCCAAAGCAAGTCGCCCAATGAGAAGCTGAACATCGCCTGCATCGGAACGGGGGGCATGGGCAGCGGCGATACCGACAGTGTTGCCAGCCAGAACATCGTGGCCCTGTGCGACGTTCGCCCCAGCGCCCTGGAGAGCAAGCTGGACAAGTTTCCCGACGCCAAGGGGTACGCCGACTACCGAAAGATGTTCGATGAGATGGGCGACAAGATCGACGCGGTCACCATTTCCACACCCGATCACACTCACGCGCACGCCGCGATGATGGCGATGAAACTCGGCATTCACTGCTTCGTGCAGAAGCCGTTGTGCCACGACGTGTGGGAGGCCCGCGAACTGACTCGGATGGCCAAGGAACTGAAAGCCAAGGGCGGCGGCAAGCTGTGTACTCAGATGGGTAATCAGGGGACGTCATCGGCCGGGCTTCGCAAGGCTGTCGAGGTTGTCTGGTCGGGCATGCTGGGAGCGGTGCGCGAGGTGCACGTGTGGACCAACCGGCCCGTGTGGCCACAGGGTACCGGCGCCGTCCTTGATCTGGTGGACGTCCGCTATGCGATGCATGGGGATGCAGGGCTTCGAGTGGTGAAGAAGGAGACAGGAGAGAAAGAGAAACCGCACCCTGAGCCGCACGACGTGGATTGGGACTTGTGGATCGGGACAGCTCCGTATCGGCCATATCAACCGCAGTACCAGCCCTTCAACTGGCGCGGCTGGTGGGACTGGGGCACGGGCGCACTTGGCGACATGGCCTGCCATACGGCGAACATGGCCTTCATGGCCTGCAAACTTGGTTATCCCACCCGGGTTGAGGCGGAAATGTCCGAATACAATCCGGAAACGTTCCCCATGTGGAGCGTGATCCGCTACGAGTTCCCGGCTCGCGGGAACATGCCCCCTCTCAAGTGGACCTGGTACGATGGGGGGAACGACAAGCCCGCCTGGGTCAACAAGAAGCTGAAGGAACTGGCCCACGGCCGCGACATTCCCGGTAGCGGATCGATTTTGATCGGCGAGAAGGCCACGCTGTTCTCGCCGAACGACTACGGCGAGGACTGGGTGCTTCTGCCCGAAGGTCAAAAACGCGACGAGGTCAAGGTAGACCAGATTCTGCCCCGCTCCCCCGGCCACAAGGAGGAGTGGTTCAACGCCATCCGCGAAAACAAGCCCGAACTGGCGATGTCGAACTTCTCCTATGCCGGCCCGCTGACCGAAACGGTGGTGCTGGGCTGTGTGGCGATGCGGGTGGCGCCTGGCATGGAAGTCGAGGTGGAACAACCGGACGGCAAGAAGAAGAAGGTGAGTCACAAGCACATTGAGTGGGATGGACCGAACATGAAGATCACCAACATTCCGGCCGCAAATGCCTTCCTCAAGCGCGAGTATCGCAAAGGGTGGGAATTGTAG